TTGTTTTATTCGCTTCCTGTTTTTGTTTCGCAATGGGTTGATACATCAATGTTATATGACGCTATAGCATCAGTTTCACCATATATTGCTTCAAAAATCGGTACAGCAGAAGGAATTATTTTACCTGAAATGTTATTAAATATTGATGCTTTGTATATTGTTCTTTTCCAGGTAATTATATCATCTTTAATAATGAAATTCAAACCATTAAACACTATGATGGCAGGGTTTTTTGTTTCATCAATAGGAATAGGATTAACTTTTGTAACTCAAAATCCTTTCTTTCTTATTGCAGCCATTTTTATTTTTGCCGTAGGAGAAATGTCAAGTTCACCGAGAATTCAGGAATATATTGGAACAATAGCACCAAAAGACAAAGTAGCTTTATATATGGGCTGTTCATATTTACCATTTGCATTTGGCAGTTTTTTTGCCGGCATATTATCAGGAAATGTTTATGGTGCAATTTCAGACAAAATGACCTTATTAAAAATGGAAGTATTAGAAAGAGGTTTAAAAGATTTTATTCCTGAAGTTTCAGATACATTTACTAAAAACGATTATTTAAACAAAGCTACCGAATTAATGAATATGAACAATGAAATGCTCACAGACTTTTTATGGAACAAATATCATCCTGAAAAAATCTGGATTATTTTTACAAGTATTGGAACAGCCGCAGCTTTGGGATTATTCTTGTATAACAGATTTGTTTTAAAGAAAGGGAGATAATTATATTTGGGCACTTAGCCACTGAACAACCTATATTTTTACATATTTAGTGCCAATAAGAAAACTCTTGAAGTTTATAATTATGCTGTCATTTCGACTGAAAGGAGAAATCTTATAACACAATGTATATCAATTGAATGAGATTTCTCCTTTCAGTCGAAATGACAATATGAGTGTTTTCTTAGATGCAATATTATTGTTCTTTTAATCGTTTCAATCCTGCTTTTGCTTTTTGTTCAATACTATTTTTATATTCTCCTTTATTTATTTTAAGACAATATTTAAAATATTTTTCAGCTTTCTCGTAGTTTTTTTCCTGCTCATATATTAATCCTAATTGAAGAGAAGCATTTGGTGCAAAATAGTACATTAATTTATTCCCGAATTTTATTACATCTATATAATACTTTTTTGCATTAGGAAAATCTTTTAATTTATGAAAAATCCTTGCTGCACGATAGATATATTCAAGCCTGTCTTTTATTGTTAATTTTGTTTTATCTACATCATTATTTAATATTTTAAGTGCTTTTTGGTAATATCCACCATCAAATAATAATCTTACCTTAAGTAGTTCTATATTTATATTGTTAATGTTCTGAATCTCAATAGCAGCCTGCTTGTCCAAGTTACTTAATGAGTTTTCATAATTAATTATAAGCTTTTTGTATTTATTTGCTTCAACCGAATCATTTTTAAGAATATAATACCATGACAGATTTAAGCATGTAGATTTTTTACAATAAAATCCTTTATAATCCTTTAGAAATTTATTCAGATAATACTCAGCATTATCATCTAACCGGTTAAGTTTGGCTTTTCCTAATATATAATAAACATATGGGAAATGAGAAATATCATCAATATATTTTTTATCTTCAAGTAATTGAATTGCTTTATCGTTTTGTTCTGTTGCCATGTAATGTTTAGCAATAACTAATTTTATAAGCATACTTTTATTTGATAAATTGCCAAGATTATTTATATATATTTTAGTTTTATCTAAATTATTTTCAAAATTACTGTAAACAATTAGTAATAAAATTGTGCTATAGATATTATCTTCAAAAACATTTTTTTCGTACAAACTATATTTTTCAAGGAAGTCAATAGCTTTTGGAATGTTTCCTTTAATTCCTGAAATTTTAAATAACCATGTATATTCCTGCGGAACCGATGAAATTAACAATTGAAAAATGCCGGCTAATTTATTGTTAAATTTAAAATCAGGATATTTTTTATAATTTTCATTCCACAAACTATATGATTTATATAATGCAAAAGAAGCATGTAAAAAATCATTCTTTATAAGATAAGCTATTAGTAACTGAAAATACATTTCGGCTTGTAAAGCCAATAAGAAAGGTTCATTTTTATTTTTAATTTTAAAAGCATCAATTCTTTTATTAAAATCATTAATAAAATTTTCTAATAATACATTATCGCCTGAAACAATATATTTCAGGAAATCTATATTATTTTCATAGTAAGGTATAAATAAATTATCGGGGTTTTGTTCTTTTTCGTATTCTAAAACAAGTTCGGCTTGTGATAAATTAAGATATGATATTTCGCGGTGTATTTTTTTTATATTGTTATTAATATCAAAAGATGCAAATACAAATTTTGAAATAATAATTAAAAAAATAAAAGTTAGAAATCGGTACATATAAAAATAAAAAAGGACAAAATTTTGTCCTTATATTATTACTCTGTAAAAACTTTTTTATTAAAACGAGATTTATGTATTTTACTGTCAGCAAGTTGACAGCAGACAGTAGGCAAAGTAATGAATTTTTGCCAATTGCATACTGTCAATTGC
This Bacteroidales bacterium DNA region includes the following protein-coding sequences:
- a CDS encoding MFS transporter, whose amino-acid sequence is MSRISKVFKKFPRVFWVSNTMELFERWAWYGLFMVLAVYLTESRDTGALGFSQSQKGFLMGTVVAILYFLPVFTGAIADKIGYKKVLLLAFAILSSGYLMMGSFTSYTAVFIAFLYVAIGAALFKPIVIATISKSTTKETSSIGFGIFYMIVNIGAVIGPIAASKLRELSWNYVFIMSSVIIAINFVIVLFFYKEPERKKTTESLGNTIKSIFKNIFTALKDVKFLIFLFFIIGFWTMYNQLFYSLPVFVSQWVDTSMLYDAIASVSPYIASKIGTAEGIILPEMLLNIDALYIVLFQVIISSLIMKFKPLNTMMAGFFVSSIGIGLTFVTQNPFFLIAAIFIFAVGEMSSSPRIQEYIGTIAPKDKVALYMGCSYLPFAFGSFFAGILSGNVYGAISDKMTLLKMEVLERGLKDFIPEVSDTFTKNDYLNKATELMNMNNEMLTDFLWNKYHPEKIWIIFTSIGTAAALGLFLYNRFVLKKGR
- a CDS encoding tetratricopeptide repeat protein; protein product: MYRFLTFIFLIIISKFVFASFDINNNIKKIHREISYLNLSQAELVLEYEKEQNPDNLFIPYYENNIDFLKYIVSGDNVLLENFINDFNKRIDAFKIKNKNEPFLLALQAEMYFQLLIAYLIKNDFLHASFALYKSYSLWNENYKKYPDFKFNNKLAGIFQLLISSVPQEYTWLFKISGIKGNIPKAIDFLEKYSLYEKNVFEDNIYSTILLLIVYSNFENNLDKTKIYINNLGNLSNKSMLIKLVIAKHYMATEQNDKAIQLLEDKKYIDDISHFPYVYYILGKAKLNRLDDNAEYYLNKFLKDYKGFYCKKSTCLNLSWYYILKNDSVEANKYKKLIINYENSLSNLDKQAAIEIQNINNINIELLKVRLLFDGGYYQKALKILNNDVDKTKLTIKDRLEYIYRAARIFHKLKDFPNAKKYYIDVIKFGNKLMYYFAPNASLQLGLIYEQEKNYEKAEKYFKYCLKINKGEYKNSIEQKAKAGLKRLKEQ